The following are encoded in a window of Bradyrhizobium sp. WBOS07 genomic DNA:
- a CDS encoding YcjF family protein yields the protein MNDRSKPRRPATFRLDDPGVVVTEADETARLGRATIQITPEHDPQALPVPIEAARPARRGFPWGTLFWSGLAGLTLLGTGLAVVHLIEDLFARSETLGFVGLAFASVTALALAVVIGREAFGLARLATIEKLHERAATVLASDDRKESRVIVQDLLKIAHQNPQLARARATLESHAGEIIDGADMIRLAERELMSPLDAEARRLVSSAAQKVSIVTAVSPRAAIDVLFVFVAALRLIRQLAFLYGGRPGALGMIRLLRHVIAHLAITGGMAASDSLVQQVLGHGIAAKLSQRLGEGVLNGLLTARLGLAAIDVTRPLPFAALPPPKLSDLASDLLRKKDEEE from the coding sequence ATGAACGACCGATCGAAGCCACGGCGGCCGGCGACGTTCCGGCTCGACGATCCCGGCGTCGTCGTCACCGAAGCCGACGAGACGGCACGGCTCGGCCGCGCCACCATCCAGATCACGCCCGAGCACGATCCCCAGGCGCTGCCGGTGCCGATCGAGGCGGCGCGGCCGGCGCGGCGCGGCTTTCCCTGGGGCACGCTGTTCTGGTCGGGGCTTGCCGGGCTGACGCTGCTCGGCACCGGGCTCGCCGTGGTCCATCTGATCGAGGATCTGTTCGCGCGGAGCGAAACGCTCGGCTTCGTCGGCCTCGCTTTCGCCTCCGTCACCGCGCTGGCGCTGGCCGTGGTGATCGGACGCGAGGCGTTCGGCCTCGCGCGTCTTGCGACGATCGAGAAACTGCACGAGCGCGCAGCGACCGTCCTTGCCAGCGACGACCGCAAGGAGAGCCGCGTCATCGTGCAGGATCTGCTCAAGATCGCGCACCAGAACCCGCAGCTGGCGCGCGCCCGCGCGACGCTGGAGAGCCATGCCGGCGAGATCATCGACGGCGCCGACATGATCCGGCTCGCCGAGCGCGAGTTGATGTCGCCGCTCGATGCGGAGGCGCGGCGGCTGGTGTCGTCGGCCGCGCAGAAGGTCTCGATCGTGACCGCGGTGAGCCCGCGCGCCGCGATCGACGTGCTGTTCGTGTTCGTCGCCGCGCTGCGCCTGATCCGCCAGCTCGCTTTTCTCTATGGCGGCCGCCCCGGCGCGCTCGGCATGATCCGCCTGCTGCGCCACGTCATTGCCCATCTCGCCATCACCGGCGGCATGGCCGCGAGCGACAGCCTGGTGCAGCAGGTGCTCGGCCACGGCATCGCGGCGAAGCTGTCGCAGCGGCTCGGCGAAGGCGTGCTGAACGGCTTGCTGACGGCGCGGCTCGGCCTCGCCGCGATCGACGTCACGCGCCCGCTGCCGTTCGCCGCACTGCCGCCGCCGAAGCTGTCGGACCTGGCGAGCGATCTGCTGCGAAAGAAGGACGAGGAAGAGTAG
- a CDS encoding glycosyltransferase family 39 protein, translating into MTLLRIVYASAIELRTDEAYYWTWSKEGALSFLDHPPGIAWLIRLGTAIFGDTPLGVRFGGIVAMLLTQLLLADMVRRLTHDVRAIALAVLMPEAALYYGLLMAKVAPDVAMIPFAVAMMWSLVRLSQSGDGRWWLAAGLFAGLSMLSKFTAIMFAPAVAAFLLVPDWRWRWLRSPYPYLAVLVATLVFSPVLIWNAQHDWASFRFQGVRATASYGISLRTLGDYIGLQFGLVGFVMLPVVLTGLVLTAWRGYRTREPVAILLSTAVLVPFLYFLAKSTTLRVGDTWPMFMWPVGFAAAAVNLVAMMKEDWSARMLRSSLFWARTAIVSGIAFVVIVFLYYVAAPWNLLGRIDPIGAEAGYEQVAARAQAALDETGATWIATTDYRTYAMMRWLFRGRVPVIEINERGRFQDFADPGMDRIKGHAGVYVGREPDNRSPLWQSIPAKREQLGQVERRWRGLVMDTYAIEKLSGWTPELSPPKDSPLFQWKVLAGAYPPLEGEGRSRAARAGWGDLSTRAVS; encoded by the coding sequence ATGACGCTGCTGCGCATCGTCTACGCTTCCGCGATCGAGCTGCGTACCGACGAGGCCTATTACTGGACCTGGTCGAAGGAGGGTGCGCTCAGCTTCCTCGACCATCCTCCGGGCATCGCCTGGCTGATCCGCCTCGGCACTGCGATCTTCGGCGACACGCCGCTCGGTGTCCGCTTCGGCGGCATCGTCGCGATGCTGCTGACGCAGCTGTTGCTCGCCGACATGGTCCGCCGCCTCACCCATGATGTGCGCGCGATCGCGCTCGCGGTGCTGATGCCCGAGGCCGCGCTCTATTACGGCCTGCTGATGGCCAAGGTCGCACCCGATGTCGCCATGATCCCGTTTGCGGTGGCGATGATGTGGTCGCTGGTGCGGCTGTCGCAGAGCGGCGACGGACGCTGGTGGCTGGCGGCCGGCCTGTTCGCCGGCCTCTCGATGCTGTCGAAATTCACCGCGATCATGTTCGCGCCGGCGGTCGCCGCCTTTCTGCTGGTGCCGGATTGGCGCTGGCGCTGGTTGCGCAGCCCCTATCCTTATCTCGCCGTGCTGGTTGCCACCCTCGTGTTCTCGCCGGTGCTGATCTGGAACGCGCAGCACGATTGGGCCTCGTTTCGTTTCCAGGGCGTGCGCGCCACCGCCAGTTACGGCATCTCGCTGCGGACGCTCGGCGATTACATCGGCCTGCAGTTCGGCCTGGTCGGCTTCGTCATGCTGCCGGTGGTGCTGACCGGGCTGGTGCTGACGGCGTGGCGCGGCTATCGCACGCGCGAGCCGGTCGCGATCCTGCTGTCGACTGCGGTGCTGGTGCCGTTCCTGTATTTCCTCGCGAAGTCGACCACGCTGCGGGTCGGCGATACCTGGCCGATGTTCATGTGGCCGGTCGGCTTCGCCGCGGCCGCCGTGAACCTCGTGGCGATGATGAAGGAGGATTGGTCGGCGCGCATGCTGAGATCGTCGCTGTTCTGGGCGAGGACCGCCATCGTCTCCGGCATCGCCTTCGTCGTCATCGTGTTCCTCTATTACGTCGCCGCGCCGTGGAATCTGCTCGGCAGGATCGACCCCATCGGTGCCGAGGCCGGCTATGAGCAGGTCGCCGCACGCGCGCAGGCCGCGCTGGACGAGACCGGCGCGACCTGGATCGCCACCACGGACTACCGCACCTACGCCATGATGCGCTGGCTGTTCAGGGGGCGCGTGCCCGTCATCGAGATCAACGAGCGCGGCCGCTTCCAGGATTTCGCCGATCCCGGCATGGACCGGATCAAGGGACACGCTGGCGTCTATGTCGGCCGCGAGCCGGACAACCGTTCGCCGCTGTGGCAGAGCATTCCGGCGAAACGTGAACAGCTCGGTCAGGTCGAGCGGCGCTGGCGCGGCCTCGTGATGGACACCTATGCGATCGAAAAGCTCTCCGGCTGGACCCCGGAGCTGTCGCCGCCGAAGGACTCGCCGCTGTTTCAGTGGAAGGTGCTGGCGGGCGCTTACCCTCCCCTGGAGGGGGAGGGTCGATCGCGCGCAGCGCGAGCGGGGTGGGGTGATCTCTCCACACGGGCAGTATCGTAG
- a CDS encoding adenylate/guanylate cyclase domain-containing protein translates to MVTAAAQMSELVRATSVRQVRLVCGVILFCYVISHFLNHALGNISVEAMEAGVTYHILFWQFLPVAIVFYTAALTHMGLGIYALYQRRQFRWRTTEPLQLALGLSIPALVMGHVVGVRLGYTLYDHEKLYPQELYLFFVAAPGRLWQMTILLMIAWVHGCIGIYFWLRLKPFFTRAAPYLLAAAVLIPTLSLLGIYQGGRSVALEAEDGEWRANNLTRRQVGTAAEAATLDRITGGFTIAYFGLVGLALAARGVRAWRERRGGVIALSYGNGKTVRVPKGLSVLEASLRHNLPHASVCGGRARCSTCRIRIIGDHATLPEPSQREAFVLTRVGTNDPSIRLACQLRPTSDLSFFQLFTPQATTATAHASAPASIGQERYLVSLFVDMRGSTQLAEKRLPFDTVFIVNRFLGAVSQAVIENGGQPNQFVGDGMLALFGLTADPQTACRQALKAASGIATQLDELNRLLSHDLRQPIRFGIGIHGGEVIIGDIGYRDHIVFTALGDAVNVAARLQDMTKTLACEAIVSDEISRSAGLPDDALPHQEVAIRGRDEPLAVRVVADARELAALVDRSQRVAA, encoded by the coding sequence ATGGTCACCGCTGCTGCACAGATGTCCGAACTCGTCCGCGCCACCAGCGTGCGGCAGGTGCGGCTCGTCTGCGGGGTGATCCTGTTCTGTTATGTGATCAGTCATTTCCTCAACCATGCGCTCGGCAATATCTCGGTCGAGGCCATGGAGGCCGGGGTCACCTACCACATCCTGTTCTGGCAGTTCCTGCCGGTCGCGATCGTGTTCTACACCGCCGCGCTGACGCATATGGGGCTCGGCATCTACGCGCTGTATCAGCGCCGCCAGTTCCGCTGGCGGACGACCGAGCCGCTGCAGCTCGCGCTGGGCTTGAGCATCCCTGCTCTGGTCATGGGCCACGTGGTCGGGGTGCGGCTCGGCTACACGCTGTACGATCACGAGAAGCTCTACCCGCAAGAGCTCTATCTGTTCTTCGTCGCCGCTCCGGGCCGGCTCTGGCAGATGACGATCCTGCTCATGATCGCCTGGGTCCATGGCTGCATCGGCATCTATTTCTGGCTGCGCCTCAAACCGTTCTTCACGCGTGCCGCCCCCTATCTGCTCGCCGCCGCCGTGCTGATCCCGACACTGTCGCTGCTCGGCATCTACCAGGGCGGCCGCAGCGTCGCGCTCGAAGCCGAAGACGGCGAATGGCGCGCAAACAACCTCACCCGACGCCAGGTCGGCACCGCGGCCGAGGCCGCGACGCTCGATCGCATCACCGGCGGCTTCACCATCGCCTATTTCGGGCTGGTGGGCCTGGCGCTGGCGGCGCGCGGCGTGCGCGCCTGGCGGGAGCGGCGCGGCGGCGTGATCGCGCTGTCCTACGGCAACGGCAAGACGGTGCGGGTTCCCAAGGGCCTCTCGGTGCTGGAGGCGAGTCTGCGCCACAATCTGCCGCATGCCAGCGTCTGCGGCGGCCGGGCCCGCTGCTCGACCTGCCGCATCCGGATCATCGGCGATCATGCCACGCTGCCCGAGCCGTCGCAGCGCGAAGCCTTCGTGCTGACGCGCGTCGGCACCAACGATCCCTCGATCAGGCTGGCCTGCCAGTTGCGGCCGACGTCGGACCTCTCCTTCTTCCAGCTCTTCACCCCGCAAGCGACGACGGCGACCGCGCACGCCTCGGCGCCGGCGAGCATCGGCCAGGAGCGCTATCTCGTCAGCCTGTTCGTGGACATGCGCGGCTCGACGCAGCTCGCCGAGAAACGGCTGCCGTTCGACACCGTGTTCATCGTCAACCGCTTCCTCGGCGCGGTGTCGCAGGCCGTGATCGAGAATGGCGGCCAGCCGAACCAGTTCGTCGGCGACGGCATGCTGGCACTGTTCGGGCTCACGGCCGATCCGCAAACCGCCTGCCGGCAGGCGCTGAAGGCGGCAAGCGGCATCGCCACCCAACTCGACGAGCTGAACCGGCTCCTGAGCCATGATCTGCGCCAGCCGATCCGCTTCGGCATCGGCATTCACGGCGGCGAGGTCATCATCGGCGACATCGGCTATCGCGATCACATCGTCTTCACGGCGCTGGGCGATGCCGTCAACGTCGCCGCCCGCCTCCAGGACATGACCAAGACGCTGGCCTGCGAGGCCATCGTCTCGGACGAGATCAGCCGCAGCGCGGGCCTCCCCGACGATGCCTTGCCGCACCAGGAGGTCGCGATCCGCGGCCGCGACGAGCCGCTTGCCGTGCGGGTGGTGGCGGATGCAAGGGAGCTGGCCGCGCTGGTCGATCGCAGCCAGCGCGTCGCGGCGTGA
- a CDS encoding cold-shock protein: protein MAKGTVKWFNPTKGYGFIQPASGGKDVFVHISAVQKAGLSTLNEGQTVEYEEIANRGKTSAENLKV, encoded by the coding sequence ATGGCTAAAGGTACGGTCAAGTGGTTCAACCCGACGAAGGGTTATGGATTTATCCAGCCTGCGTCGGGAGGCAAGGATGTGTTCGTGCATATCTCGGCAGTGCAGAAGGCCGGTCTGTCGACCCTGAACGAGGGACAGACGGTGGAATACGAAGAGATCGCAAACCGGGGCAAGACTTCCGCAGAGAACCTCAAAGTATAA
- a CDS encoding Lrp/AsnC ligand binding domain-containing protein — protein MELDRIDRRILSILQEDGRIANVDLAERIGLSPTSIGERLKRLQREGFVEGYGARLNPQRLGLGLLVFVEVLLDKTTPDNFERFARAVKLAPEVLECHMVAGGFDYLVKARLADMSAYRRFLGETLLSMPGVRETRTYAVMEEIKRDAPLPVG, from the coding sequence ATGGAACTAGATCGTATCGACCGGAGAATCCTCTCGATTTTGCAGGAGGATGGGCGGATCGCCAATGTCGACCTCGCCGAGCGCATCGGGCTGTCGCCGACCTCGATCGGCGAGCGGCTGAAGCGGCTGCAGCGCGAGGGCTTCGTCGAGGGCTACGGCGCGCGGCTCAACCCGCAGCGGCTCGGCCTTGGCCTTCTGGTGTTCGTCGAAGTGCTGCTCGACAAGACCACGCCCGACAATTTCGAGCGGTTCGCGCGCGCGGTGAAGCTCGCGCCGGAGGTGCTGGAGTGTCACATGGTTGCCGGCGGCTTCGACTATCTTGTGAAGGCGCGGCTTGCGGACATGTCCGCCTATCGACGCTTCCTCGGCGAGACCCTGCTGTCGATGCCGGGCGTGCGCGAGACGCGGACCTATGCGGTGATGGAAGAGATCAAGCGCGACGCACCGTTGCCGGTGGGCTGA
- the putA gene encoding bifunctional proline dehydrogenase/L-glutamate gamma-semialdehyde dehydrogenase PutA, whose amino-acid sequence MPNIPPPFAAPYAPDDAELAAQLLPASHLSPPQEARIDRTATRLIEAIRKRDDRLAGNLGGVEDMLREFALSTKEGLALMVLAEALLRVPDARTADQFIEDKLGEGDFIHHETKSTAFLVNASAWALGLSARVIQPGETPDGTIGRLVKRLGAPAVRTATRQAMRLMGNHFVLGETIEQALQRAQPRSGQKSRYSFDMLGEGARTAADATRYFDAYASAIETIGRAAGTHSLPDRPGISVKLSALHPRFEAISRARVMAELVPLLLDLAQRAKAHDLNFTVDAEEADRLELSLDVIAATLANASLKGWDGFGLAIQAYQKRAGAVIDHVDALARAHDRKLMVRLVKGAYWDTEIKRAQERGLIGYPVFTRKAMTDLNYVACATKLLALRPRIFPQFATHNALTVATVLEFAAGGGGFEFQRLHGMGEALYEQLAKDQPDIAYRTYAPVGSHRDLLAYLVRRLLENGANSSFVAQAADYRVPVTALLQRPADAIVRPQAAAHSRIPLPADLFAPERRNSRGVEFGARLALDQLLADVKAEAVDLEPIADATPDQTDAAVAAARGGFAAWSRTPAATRAAALEQAAHLLESRSAGFIALLQAEGGKTLDDALSELREAADFCRYYAAQGRKLFGRETAMPGPTGESNALAMRGRGVFVAISPWNFPLAIFLGQVTAALMAGNGVVAKPAEQTPRIAREAVALLHEAGIPRSALHLVTGDGKIGAMLTAHPDIAGVVFTGSTEVARLINRTLAAKDGPIVPLIAETGGINAMIADATALPEQVADDVVTSAFRSAGQRCSALRLLFVQEDVADRMIEMIAGAARELKIGDPSDVATHVGPVIDLEAKQRLDAHVARMKSEAKLHFAGDAPEGCFVAPHIFELRDAGQLTEEVFGPILHVVRYRAEHLARVLQAIERTGYGLTLGIHSRIDDTVEAIIDRAEIGNIYVNRNMIGAVVGVQPFGGNGLSGTGPKAGGPHYLARFATEQTVTINTAAAGGNAALLAGEE is encoded by the coding sequence ATGCCGAACATCCCGCCTCCCTTTGCCGCCCCCTACGCGCCCGACGATGCCGAGCTCGCCGCGCAGCTGTTGCCGGCGTCGCATCTCTCCCCGCCGCAGGAGGCACGGATCGACCGGACCGCGACCCGGCTGATCGAGGCGATCCGCAAGCGCGACGACCGGCTCGCAGGTAATCTTGGCGGGGTCGAGGACATGCTGCGGGAGTTCGCGCTCTCGACCAAGGAGGGCCTCGCACTGATGGTGCTGGCCGAGGCACTGCTGCGCGTGCCCGACGCCCGCACCGCCGACCAGTTCATCGAGGACAAGCTCGGCGAGGGTGACTTCATCCACCACGAGACCAAGTCCACGGCCTTCCTGGTCAACGCCTCGGCCTGGGCGCTCGGGCTGTCGGCACGGGTGATCCAGCCCGGCGAGACGCCGGACGGCACCATCGGCCGCCTCGTCAAGCGACTGGGTGCGCCGGCGGTACGCACCGCGACGCGCCAGGCGATGCGGCTGATGGGCAACCATTTCGTGCTGGGCGAGACCATCGAGCAGGCGCTGCAGCGGGCGCAGCCGCGCTCCGGCCAGAAGTCGCGCTATTCCTTCGACATGCTCGGTGAAGGCGCGCGCACGGCGGCCGACGCGACGCGCTATTTCGATGCCTATGCCAGCGCGATCGAAACCATCGGCAGGGCCGCAGGCACTCATTCCCTGCCCGACCGGCCCGGCATCTCGGTCAAGCTCTCGGCGCTGCATCCGCGCTTCGAGGCGATCAGCCGCGCGCGGGTGATGGCCGAGCTGGTGCCGCTGCTGCTCGATCTGGCGCAGCGTGCCAAGGCCCATGACCTCAACTTCACCGTCGATGCCGAGGAAGCCGACCGGCTCGAGCTGTCGCTCGACGTGATCGCGGCAACGCTCGCCAATGCCTCGCTCAAAGGCTGGGACGGATTTGGCCTTGCGATCCAGGCCTATCAGAAGCGCGCCGGCGCCGTGATCGACCACGTCGATGCACTCGCGCGCGCTCATGACCGCAAGCTGATGGTGCGCCTCGTCAAGGGTGCCTATTGGGACACCGAGATCAAGCGCGCGCAGGAGCGCGGGCTCATTGGCTATCCCGTGTTCACGCGCAAGGCGATGACCGACCTGAACTACGTTGCCTGCGCGACGAAGCTGCTGGCCCTGCGGCCGCGCATCTTCCCGCAATTCGCCACCCACAACGCGCTGACGGTCGCGACCGTGCTGGAGTTCGCCGCAGGCGGCGGAGGTTTCGAGTTCCAACGCCTGCACGGCATGGGCGAAGCGCTGTACGAGCAGCTCGCCAAGGATCAGCCCGACATCGCCTACCGCACCTATGCGCCGGTGGGCAGCCATCGCGACCTGCTGGCCTATCTGGTCCGGCGCCTGTTGGAGAACGGCGCCAACTCCTCCTTCGTGGCGCAGGCTGCCGATTATCGCGTGCCGGTGACCGCACTGCTGCAGCGTCCAGCGGATGCCATTGTCCGGCCGCAGGCGGCGGCTCATTCCAGGATTCCGTTGCCGGCCGACCTGTTCGCGCCGGAGCGGCGCAATTCGCGCGGCGTCGAATTCGGCGCCCGCCTCGCGCTCGACCAATTGCTGGCCGACGTGAAGGCCGAGGCGGTGGACCTCGAGCCCATCGCTGACGCCACGCCGGATCAGACCGATGCGGCAGTCGCTGCGGCGCGCGGGGGCTTTGCCGCCTGGAGCCGGACGCCGGCGGCCACGCGCGCGGCGGCATTGGAGCAGGCGGCGCATCTGCTGGAAAGCCGCAGCGCCGGCTTCATCGCGCTGCTGCAAGCCGAGGGCGGCAAGACGCTGGACGATGCGCTCTCGGAGCTGCGGGAAGCTGCGGATTTCTGCCGCTATTATGCCGCGCAAGGCCGCAAGCTGTTCGGCCGGGAGACCGCGATGCCCGGCCCGACCGGCGAGAGCAATGCGCTCGCGATGCGCGGCCGCGGCGTCTTCGTCGCGATCTCGCCATGGAATTTCCCGCTGGCGATCTTCCTGGGTCAGGTCACGGCCGCGCTGATGGCCGGCAACGGCGTGGTGGCAAAGCCGGCCGAGCAGACGCCACGCATCGCGCGCGAAGCCGTAGCCCTGCTGCACGAGGCCGGCATCCCCAGAAGCGCGCTGCATCTCGTCACCGGCGACGGCAAGATCGGCGCGATGCTGACGGCGCATCCTGACATCGCGGGCGTCGTCTTCACCGGCTCGACCGAGGTCGCCCGCCTGATCAACCGGACGCTCGCCGCCAAGGACGGGCCGATCGTGCCGCTGATCGCCGAGACCGGCGGCATCAACGCGATGATCGCCGATGCCACCGCGCTGCCCGAGCAGGTCGCCGACGACGTCGTCACCTCCGCGTTCCGTTCCGCCGGCCAGCGCTGCTCGGCGCTGCGTCTCCTGTTCGTGCAGGAGGACGTCGCCGACCGCATGATCGAGATGATCGCGGGCGCCGCGCGCGAACTGAAGATCGGCGATCCCTCCGATGTCGCGACCCATGTCGGCCCGGTGATCGACCTCGAGGCCAAGCAGAGGCTCGATGCGCATGTCGCGCGGATGAAGAGCGAGGCGAAGCTGCACTTTGCAGGCGACGCACCGGAGGGCTGCTTCGTCGCGCCGCACATCTTCGAGCTCAGGGACGCCGGCCAGCTCACCGAGGAGGTCTTTGGCCCGATCCTGCATGTCGTGCGCTATCGTGCGGAACACCTCGCGCGCGTGCTGCAGGCGATCGAGCGCACCGGTTACGGGCTCACCCTCGGCATCCACTCCCGCATCGACGACACCGTCGAAGCCATCATCGATCGCGCTGAGATCGGCAACATCTATGTCAACCGCAACATGATCGGTGCCGTGGTCGGCGTGCAGCCGTTCGGCGGCAACGGCCTCTCTGGAACCGGCCCCAAGGCCGGCGGCCCGCATTACCTCGCGCGCTTCGCCACCGAGCAGACGGTGACCATCAACACCGCTGCTGCCGGCGGCAATGCGGCGCTGCTTGCGGGCGAGGAGTGA
- a CDS encoding CaiB/BaiF CoA-transferase family protein has protein sequence MDKGIFAGLKVLDCASFIAAPAAATVLSDFGADVIKIEPPGAGDPYRNLPNLPGYPTGEHNFAWLLEARNKKSIALDLAKPEAQAVLYKLAAEADVFITNMPPPVRAKLGITYDHLAHLNDRLIYASFTGYGEKGEEANKPGFDSNAYWARSGLMDLVRADTDTTPARSVAGMGDHPCAMAFYGAIVTALYQREKTGKGSHVASNLMANGVWAASVLAQAKLCGAKFGERRPRERALNAVANHYQCKDGRWLILSLLSEEKQFPTLAKCLGREDLIADPRFATKADRHARSVELIRIFDETFATKDLAEWRKILDGNGLVFGVVAVLDDIPNDKQMLDNEVLVPFENDTMLTISSPIWIDGARKVQPRKPPAVGEHSDEILRGAGYDEAAIKQLRSKGAVG, from the coding sequence ATGGATAAGGGCATTTTTGCCGGCCTGAAGGTTCTGGACTGCGCGAGCTTCATCGCAGCGCCCGCGGCCGCGACCGTGCTGTCGGACTTCGGCGCCGACGTCATCAAGATCGAGCCGCCCGGCGCCGGCGACCCCTATCGCAACCTGCCGAACCTGCCGGGCTATCCGACCGGCGAGCACAATTTCGCCTGGCTGCTGGAGGCCCGCAACAAGAAGAGCATCGCGCTCGACCTCGCCAAGCCCGAGGCGCAGGCCGTGCTGTACAAGCTGGCGGCGGAAGCCGACGTCTTCATCACCAACATGCCGCCGCCGGTGCGCGCCAAGCTCGGCATCACCTATGACCATCTCGCCCATCTCAACGACCGGCTGATCTACGCCTCCTTCACCGGCTATGGCGAGAAGGGCGAGGAGGCCAACAAGCCCGGCTTCGACAGCAACGCCTATTGGGCGCGCTCCGGCCTGATGGATCTGGTCCGCGCCGACACCGACACCACGCCGGCCCGCTCGGTCGCCGGCATGGGCGACCATCCCTGCGCCATGGCGTTCTACGGCGCCATCGTCACCGCGCTGTATCAGCGCGAGAAGACCGGCAAGGGCTCGCACGTCGCCTCCAACCTGATGGCGAACGGGGTGTGGGCCGCGAGCGTGCTGGCGCAGGCAAAACTCTGCGGCGCCAAGTTCGGCGAGCGGCGTCCGCGCGAGCGCGCGCTGAATGCGGTCGCCAACCACTACCAGTGCAAGGACGGCCGCTGGCTGATCCTGTCCCTGCTGAGCGAGGAGAAGCAGTTTCCGACGCTGGCCAAGTGCCTGGGGCGCGAGGACCTGATCGCCGACCCCCGCTTTGCCACCAAGGCCGACCGCCACGCCCGCTCGGTCGAGCTGATCAGGATCTTTGACGAGACCTTTGCGACGAAGGACCTCGCCGAATGGCGCAAGATCCTCGACGGCAATGGCCTCGTGTTCGGTGTCGTCGCCGTTCTCGACGACATCCCGAACGACAAGCAGATGCTCGACAACGAGGTGCTGGTGCCGTTCGAGAACGACACCATGCTCACCATCAGCAGCCCGATCTGGATCGACGGCGCCAGGAAGGTGCAGCCGCGCAAGCCGCCCGCCGTCGGCGAGCACAGTGACGAGATCTTGCGCGGCGCGGGGTACGACGAGGCGGCGATCAAGCAGCTGCGGTCGAAGGGGGCGGTGGGATAG
- a CDS encoding TetR/AcrR family transcriptional regulator: protein MLGRMSRNSKTEAGERERPLMQATLRIIGRHGLDGVTHRAVAAEARVSLGAVTHHFGTRDALIEAALQFALAREIGRLRALALSLQDKAFEVEAWIDALVDFYVREISTEAETHIACYEAFLAAARQEHYRPVVAEWFDTWRQSAELALKAAKSPNPRRHAELFVSALIGLLFRQLATPRAGFRREAKAELLDLVGGLIARK, encoded by the coding sequence ATGCTGGGCCGGATGAGCAGGAATTCAAAAACAGAGGCGGGCGAGCGCGAGCGCCCCCTGATGCAGGCAACGCTGCGCATCATCGGGCGACATGGGCTCGACGGCGTGACCCACCGCGCGGTCGCGGCCGAGGCTAGGGTCTCGCTCGGTGCGGTCACGCATCATTTCGGAACCCGTGATGCGCTGATTGAGGCCGCCCTGCAGTTCGCTCTGGCGCGCGAAATCGGGAGGCTGCGTGCGTTGGCTCTCAGCCTTCAGGACAAGGCGTTCGAGGTGGAGGCCTGGATCGACGCGCTGGTCGATTTCTACGTCCGCGAGATCAGCACGGAAGCCGAGACGCATATCGCCTGCTATGAGGCCTTCCTGGCCGCCGCTAGGCAAGAGCACTATCGGCCCGTGGTCGCCGAGTGGTTTGACACGTGGCGGCAGAGTGCGGAGCTTGCGCTGAAAGCTGCGAAGTCACCAAACCCACGCCGCCACGCCGAGTTGTTCGTCTCGGCGCTGATTGGCTTGCTCTTTCGCCAACTCGCCACGCCCAGAGCCGGTTTCCGACGCGAGGCGAAGGCGGAGCTGTTGGACTTGGTGGGCGGCTTGATCGCGCGGAAGTAA
- a CDS encoding glutathione S-transferase family protein produces MPRYRLHYFPESGNSYKLALMLTLCGETFEPVWTDFAGGVTRAAEWRQAVNEMGEIPVLEIDGAKMTQTAPLLLKLAERYGRFGAETENENFELLRWLFWDNHKLTGYMATYRFMRAFTEKNDPQVLKHFRRRLEDFLGILDGHLQHNDFAIGARPTVADISMMAYLHYPSDEHGFDFATSHPAIYAWLGRIAALPGWKPAYELLPGKRMTNYAK; encoded by the coding sequence ATGCCCCGCTACCGCCTCCACTATTTCCCCGAGTCAGGCAACAGCTACAAGCTGGCACTGATGCTGACGCTCTGCGGCGAGACGTTCGAGCCGGTGTGGACCGATTTTGCCGGCGGCGTCACGCGCGCGGCGGAATGGCGCCAGGCGGTGAACGAGATGGGCGAGATTCCCGTGCTCGAGATCGACGGCGCGAAGATGACGCAGACGGCGCCTCTCCTGCTCAAGCTCGCCGAGCGATATGGCCGCTTCGGCGCCGAGACCGAGAACGAAAACTTCGAGCTGCTGCGCTGGCTGTTCTGGGACAACCACAAGCTCACCGGCTACATGGCGACCTATCGCTTCATGCGCGCCTTCACCGAGAAGAACGATCCGCAGGTGCTGAAGCATTTTCGCCGCCGGCTCGAGGATTTCCTCGGCATTCTCGACGGGCATCTTCAGCACAACGATTTCGCGATCGGTGCAAGGCCGACGGTGGCCGATATCTCGATGATGGCCTATCTGCATTACCCGAGCGACGAGCACGGCTTCGACTTTGCCACGAGCCATCCCGCCATCTACGCCTGGCTCGGCCGCATCGCCGCACTGCCCGGCTGGAAGCCAGCCTATGAGCTGCTGCCGGGCAAGCGGATGACGAATTACGCGAAATGA